Proteins found in one Oribacterium sp. oral taxon 102 genomic segment:
- the dxr gene encoding 1-deoxy-D-xylulose-5-phosphate reductoisomerase, with translation MRKIVILGSTGSIGTQAIEVIRQDPELRVTGLAAYGSIERLREQVLALRPETVCVYDTEKAEAFRAYGLPVEVLSGMEGLCQLASMAHCDEVIVSVVGMIGIQPTIAALRARKRVALANKETLVCAGHLIMPLAKECGVEIRPIDSEHSAIWQSLAGERHESIERILLTASGGPFRGKKRAELRGKTKEDALRHPNWTMGRKITIDSATMVNKGLEVIEARWLFDVPVERITVLVQPQSIVHSAVQLVDGSVKAQLGLPDMRIPIEYALYAPERRALREDERLDLAGLGSLSFEMPDPETFRGLSLGIEAGKRGGSLPTVYNAANEEAVALFLEDQIDFLGIPEAIEAAMRTHEEAFLPAPTLEEILRIERWSREFVRKRFRK, from the coding sequence ATGAGAAAAATCGTGATTTTAGGCAGTACCGGTTCGATCGGCACACAGGCGATAGAGGTGATCCGGCAGGATCCGGAGCTTCGGGTCACCGGACTCGCGGCATACGGCTCGATCGAGAGGCTGCGGGAGCAGGTGCTCGCGCTGAGGCCGGAGACAGTCTGCGTCTATGATACGGAGAAGGCAGAGGCGTTCCGTGCCTACGGGCTCCCAGTGGAGGTGCTCTCCGGGATGGAGGGGCTCTGTCAGCTCGCTTCGATGGCGCACTGTGACGAGGTGATCGTCTCTGTGGTCGGCATGATCGGCATTCAGCCGACGATCGCAGCGCTTCGAGCGCGGAAGAGAGTGGCACTCGCGAATAAGGAAACGCTGGTCTGTGCCGGGCATCTCATCATGCCGCTGGCGAAGGAATGCGGCGTAGAGATAAGACCTATCGATTCGGAGCATTCGGCGATCTGGCAGTCCCTTGCGGGAGAGAGGCATGAGAGCATTGAACGCATTCTGCTGACGGCCTCCGGCGGACCCTTCCGCGGGAAGAAGCGTGCGGAGCTTCGGGGAAAGACCAAGGAGGACGCACTGCGGCATCCGAACTGGACGATGGGGAGGAAGATCACGATCGACTCTGCTACCATGGTTAACAAGGGGCTGGAGGTGATTGAGGCGCGCTGGCTCTTTGACGTACCGGTGGAGAGGATCACGGTGCTGGTGCAGCCGCAGAGCATCGTACACTCTGCTGTGCAGCTTGTGGACGGCTCCGTGAAGGCGCAGCTCGGCCTGCCGGATATGCGCATTCCGATCGAATACGCGCTCTATGCGCCGGAGCGGCGGGCGCTTCGGGAGGATGAGCGGCTGGATCTCGCCGGACTTGGGAGCCTCAGCTTCGAGATGCCGGATCCGGAGACCTTCCGGGGGCTATCTCTCGGGATCGAAGCGGGGAAGCGCGGCGGTTCGCTCCCGACGGTTTACAATGCGGCGAATGAGGAGGCGGTCGCGCTCTTTCTCGAAGATCAGATTGACTTTCTCGGGATACCGGAGGCGATAGAGGCAGCGATGCGCACCCATGAGGAGGCATTCCTTCCCGCGCCGACACTGGAGGAGATTCTCCGGATTGAGCGATGGTCGAGAGAGTTTGTCCGGAAGCGCTTCCGGAAGTGA
- a CDS encoding M50 family metallopeptidase: MSIIAAILVLGAIVFFHELGHFLAAKLFGVGVLEFSIGMGPRILSIVFRNTRYSLKLLPLGGSCAMLGEDSAGSGDFLCASGTESGDGILDYEGVRFREAELLRRSFRNRPNWQRFVICIAGVFHNFLLAFLLAIVVCHFSGFDKPIMLGTEAEAPAAGMIQEGDLLRTISYDGKHERRIRSFRDLYIYLYLHSGEFTKDTRVSIGYERAGNAGLGSAVFAPYYDGASGRYRLGISFYSGRVRAANVPELLEDACYELLYNVRVVFDSLQLLVHGRVERNELMGPVGTVSVIGSTVEASSRYGLFNAFLVLLELSVMLSANLGVMNLLPIPALDGGRLLFILLEMLTRRRLDPKIEERINQVGMALLLLLMLLLLSNDIFNVLTGAYKNII, encoded by the coding sequence TTGAGTATTATAGCAGCGATTCTGGTTCTGGGAGCCATTGTTTTCTTTCATGAGCTCGGGCATTTTCTTGCCGCGAAGCTTTTCGGTGTCGGCGTACTGGAATTTTCCATCGGCATGGGGCCTCGTATCCTTTCCATCGTGTTCCGGAATACCCGCTACAGCCTGAAGCTCCTGCCGCTGGGCGGCTCCTGTGCGATGCTGGGCGAGGACAGCGCCGGTTCGGGAGACTTCCTGTGCGCATCGGGGACGGAGAGCGGGGACGGGATACTGGATTATGAGGGCGTGCGCTTCCGGGAAGCGGAGCTTTTGCGCCGGAGCTTCCGGAACAGGCCGAACTGGCAGCGTTTCGTGATCTGCATAGCCGGTGTCTTTCACAATTTTCTGCTTGCCTTCCTGCTGGCAATCGTGGTCTGCCATTTCAGCGGCTTCGACAAGCCGATCATGCTGGGGACGGAGGCGGAGGCGCCGGCCGCGGGGATGATTCAGGAGGGAGACCTGCTGCGTACGATCTCCTACGACGGGAAGCACGAGCGGCGGATCCGTTCCTTCCGGGATCTCTACATTTACCTTTACCTTCATTCGGGAGAATTTACGAAGGATACGCGTGTCAGCATCGGCTATGAAAGAGCAGGGAATGCAGGTTTGGGCTCGGCGGTTTTTGCGCCGTACTATGACGGTGCGTCCGGGAGGTACCGGCTGGGCATTTCCTTTTACAGCGGACGTGTGCGGGCGGCGAATGTCCCGGAGCTCCTGGAGGATGCCTGCTATGAGCTTCTCTACAATGTCAGGGTCGTCTTCGACAGTCTGCAGCTTCTCGTCCATGGACGGGTGGAGAGGAATGAGCTGATGGGACCGGTAGGGACGGTCAGCGTCATCGGCAGCACGGTGGAGGCGTCCTCCCGCTACGGGCTCTTCAATGCCTTTCTGGTGCTGCTGGAGCTCTCCGTGATGCTGAGCGCGAACCTCGGCGTGATGAATCTGCTGCCGATTCCGGCGCTGGACGGCGGACGGCTTCTGTTCATTTTGCTCGAAATGCTTACACGGCGGCGGCTTGATCCGAAGATAGAGGAACGCATCAATCAGGTCGGGATGGCGCTGCTGCTTCTCTTGATGCTCCTGCTCCTGTCGAACGACATCTTCAATGTGCTGACCGGTGCTTATAAAAACATCATCTGA
- the ispG gene encoding flavodoxin-dependent (E)-4-hydroxy-3-methylbut-2-enyl-diphosphate synthase, which translates to MAFRNVYHGTESIKTVEDRMFSRKETRVVDIGGVRIGGGNPVAIQSMCNTRTTDIAGSVEQIRRLQKAGCDIVRLTVPSFEAAEAFGEIRKQVGIPMVADIHFDYRMAIAAMEHGADKIRINPGNIGSKERVRAVVDCARERRIPIRVGVNSGSLEKALLEKYGGHVTAEGLVESALDKVHYIEALGYDNLVISIKSSDVLTSARAHLLIAEKTDHPLHVGITEAGTVWSGNIKSAMGLGMILSQGIGDTIRVSLSADPVEEVKSAKLILRTLGLRKKGVTVVSCPTCGRTNIDLIALANEVQTMVEEFDDKDLKVAVMGCVVNGPGEAREADIGIAGGIGEGLLIRKGEIIRKVPEKELLSVLREEIEKL; encoded by the coding sequence ATGGCTTTCCGGAACGTGTACCATGGTACGGAAAGCATAAAAACGGTGGAGGACAGAATGTTCAGCAGAAAAGAAACCAGAGTGGTCGATATCGGCGGCGTGAGGATCGGCGGCGGCAATCCGGTGGCGATCCAGTCGATGTGCAATACCAGGACGACGGATATCGCAGGCTCGGTCGAGCAGATTCGGAGATTACAGAAAGCAGGCTGCGACATTGTCCGGCTGACAGTGCCGAGCTTCGAGGCGGCGGAGGCGTTCGGTGAGATCCGGAAGCAGGTCGGCATCCCGATGGTAGCTGACATCCACTTCGATTATCGCATGGCGATCGCGGCGATGGAGCATGGAGCGGACAAGATCCGTATCAATCCGGGCAATATCGGATCGAAGGAGAGGGTGCGCGCTGTGGTGGACTGCGCGCGGGAGCGGAGGATCCCGATCCGTGTCGGGGTTAATTCCGGTTCTCTCGAGAAGGCGTTGCTCGAGAAGTACGGCGGGCATGTGACTGCGGAAGGGCTCGTGGAATCGGCACTCGATAAGGTGCATTACATCGAGGCGCTCGGCTATGACAATCTCGTGATCTCGATCAAGTCCTCCGATGTACTGACATCCGCGAGGGCGCATCTCTTGATCGCAGAGAAGACCGACCATCCGCTGCACGTCGGCATCACGGAGGCAGGAACCGTCTGGTCCGGAAATATCAAGTCGGCGATGGGGCTGGGGATGATCCTCTCGCAGGGGATCGGAGACACGATCCGCGTCAGCCTCTCGGCGGATCCCGTGGAGGAGGTCAAGTCGGCGAAGCTGATTCTCCGCACGCTGGGACTGCGAAAGAAGGGGGTAACGGTCGTGTCCTGTCCGACCTGCGGCAGAACCAACATTGATCTGATCGCGCTGGCAAACGAGGTGCAGACCATGGTGGAGGAGTTTGACGACAAGGACCTGAAGGTCGCAGTGATGGGCTGCGTTGTCAACGGCCCGGGAGAGGCGAGAGAGGCGGACATCGGCATCGCCGGCGGCATTGGCGAGGGACTGCTCATCCGGAAGGGAGAGATCATCCGGAAGGTTCCGGAGAAGGAGCTGCTTTCTGTGCTGCGGGAGGAGATCGAGAAGCTGTGA
- the ruvA gene encoding Holliday junction branch migration protein RuvA, which translates to MIRFVHGILRGVEEGLVTVEAGGIGYGIRVAQSVLPLLPSLGEEICIYTYFSVREDAMELFGFLNPEDRGMFVQLLSVSGVGPKGALSILSVLRPDQLRAAILSGDSRSIQMAQGIGKRTAERVILDLRDKVDAGKLYGELLSGGEAALPMAAGELHSAAREATEALTALGYSSAEAQGAVRKVEITEGMTADDVLRQSLRHLAF; encoded by the coding sequence ATGATTCGATTTGTACATGGGATTCTCCGGGGCGTCGAGGAGGGGCTCGTCACTGTAGAGGCTGGCGGAATCGGCTATGGGATACGGGTAGCGCAGTCGGTGCTCCCGCTTCTCCCGTCTCTCGGAGAAGAGATTTGCATATATACCTATTTTTCTGTGCGTGAGGATGCGATGGAGCTGTTCGGTTTTCTGAACCCGGAGGACAGGGGGATGTTCGTACAGCTCCTGTCGGTCAGCGGGGTGGGGCCGAAGGGCGCTCTCAGCATCCTTTCTGTGCTACGACCGGATCAGCTTCGGGCGGCAATCCTCTCCGGAGACAGCCGGTCTATTCAGATGGCACAGGGGATCGGGAAGCGGACGGCAGAGCGTGTGATCCTCGACCTTCGGGATAAGGTAGATGCGGGGAAGCTCTATGGAGAGCTGCTTTCCGGAGGGGAGGCGGCATTGCCGATGGCAGCAGGGGAGCTGCATTCTGCCGCGAGAGAGGCGACGGAGGCGCTGACGGCGCTCGGCTACAGCAGCGCGGAGGCGCAGGGCGCGGTGCGGAAGGTCGAGATCACGGAGGGAATGACGGCGGACGACGTGCTCAGACAGAGCCTGCGGCATCTGGCGTTTTAA
- the ruvB gene encoding Holliday junction branch migration DNA helicase RuvB, translating into MEHRVINTDETAEDRKLEPRIRPRLLGDYIGQSKLKEMLSIYIQAAKQRGQSLDHCLFYGPPGLGKTTISNIIANELGVNIKVTSGPAIEKPGEMAALLNNLSEGDVLFVDEIHRLNRQVEEVLYPAMEDFAIDIMLGKDASARSIRLELPHFTLIGATTRAGLLSAPLRDRFGIISKLEFYTTQELREIVLRSARVLEVEIEDSGAERIALRSRGTPRLANRLLRRVRDFADIKYDGRITREVADYAMDILDVDRLGLDQNDRSYLLTIIEKFSGGPVGVETLAAALGEDSGTLEDVYEPYLLMNGLINRTPRGRVATPNAYKHLGISYEG; encoded by the coding sequence ATGGAACACAGAGTCATCAATACAGACGAGACGGCAGAGGACAGGAAGCTGGAGCCGAGGATCCGTCCGCGGCTTCTCGGCGACTACATCGGGCAGAGCAAGCTGAAGGAGATGCTTTCCATCTATATTCAGGCGGCGAAGCAGCGGGGACAGTCGCTGGATCACTGCCTTTTTTACGGCCCGCCGGGACTCGGCAAGACGACGATCTCCAACATTATTGCCAATGAGCTCGGCGTGAATATAAAGGTGACCTCCGGGCCCGCGATTGAGAAGCCCGGGGAGATGGCGGCGCTTCTGAACAACCTCTCCGAGGGAGATGTGCTCTTCGTAGACGAGATCCACAGGCTGAACCGGCAGGTAGAGGAGGTGCTCTATCCGGCGATGGAGGACTTCGCCATCGATATCATGCTGGGAAAGGATGCGAGTGCGCGCTCGATCCGGCTGGAGCTGCCGCATTTCACCCTGATCGGAGCGACGACGCGCGCGGGACTTTTGTCCGCGCCGCTGCGGGATCGTTTCGGTATCATCTCGAAGCTCGAATTCTATACGACGCAGGAGCTTCGGGAGATCGTCCTTCGTTCCGCCAGAGTGCTGGAGGTCGAGATCGAGGATTCCGGCGCGGAGCGGATCGCGCTTCGCTCGCGGGGAACGCCGAGATTGGCGAACCGTCTGCTTCGGCGTGTCCGGGATTTCGCAGATATTAAGTACGACGGCAGGATCACGCGGGAGGTCGCGGACTACGCGATGGACATCCTCGACGTGGACAGGCTCGGGCTCGATCAGAATGACCGGAGCTATCTCCTGACGATTATCGAGAAGTTCAGCGGCGGTCCCGTGGGGGTCGAGACGCTGGCGGCGGCGCTCGGAGAGGACAGCGGGACGCTGGAGGACGTATACGAGCCCTATCTTCTGATGAACGGGCTGATTAACCGCACGCCCCGCGGACGCGTAGCGACACCGAACGCGTATAAGCACTTGGGGATATCGTATGAAGGCTGA
- a CDS encoding cell division protein ZapA translates to MAEKNTVEVVIDGKIYRLSGNESDSYMHEVAGYLNNRIAEFRKEFRYYNKLDDSLKALLLEINICDDFFVEQEKTRKARIAREEQEREAYAAKRDLVNMQMKLETALQQLADAQKKLAEYEIQERLRADGAKG, encoded by the coding sequence ATGGCAGAGAAGAATACAGTAGAAGTAGTTATCGACGGAAAGATTTACCGGCTGTCCGGAAACGAATCCGACAGCTATATGCATGAGGTGGCAGGATATCTCAACAACAGGATCGCAGAGTTCAGGAAGGAGTTCCGCTACTATAATAAGCTGGATGATTCTCTGAAGGCGCTGCTTCTCGAGATCAATATCTGCGACGATTTCTTCGTCGAGCAGGAGAAGACGAGAAAGGCGCGGATCGCCCGGGAGGAGCAGGAGCGGGAGGCATACGCGGCGAAGCGCGATCTCGTAAATATGCAGATGAAGCTGGAAACCGCGCTGCAGCAGCTTGCCGACGCGCAGAAAAAGCTCGCGGAATATGAGATTCAGGAGCGTCTCCGGGCGGACGGGGCGAAGGGATGA
- a CDS encoding peptidase U32 family protein has product MRQTELLAPAGSLASVYAAVNAGADAVYMGGRRFGARAYAESAQALASDMLLAAIEHCHLFGVKLYMTINILFKDAELKELFSYLYPYYAAGVDGVIVQDLGAVRRIRELFPDLPVHASTQMCVSGPESARLVKRLGMTRAVLARELSLSEIHRIHEEAGIELEVFVHGAMCYSYSGECFMSSLLGGRSGNRGRCAGTCRLCYETGGKRGYFLSMKDMSTVELLPELISAGVYSMKIEGRMKSPVYTAGVVSVYRKYLDLAEKSPETYQVEERDLLLLRELYDRGGTDSYLRKHNDREMIAIKEKGFRVVDEQLLDEVSERYVRRTRQLPTALSIRLRAGEPMQLRAAAGEQAVTVVSSAPVERAQQSGSARESIEKQLRKTGATVFFPERLEIDMEEGLFVPVSGLNALRRAALEQLKEALLGNARRQGREVETGE; this is encoded by the coding sequence ATGAGGCAGACGGAGCTGCTTGCACCCGCGGGCTCCCTCGCCTCGGTATATGCCGCGGTCAATGCCGGCGCGGACGCTGTATATATGGGCGGACGTCGCTTCGGGGCGCGTGCCTACGCGGAGTCGGCGCAGGCATTGGCATCGGATATGCTGCTTGCCGCGATCGAGCACTGCCATCTCTTCGGTGTGAAACTCTATATGACGATAAACATACTCTTTAAGGATGCAGAGCTTAAAGAGCTTTTTTCGTATTTGTATCCCTATTATGCGGCGGGGGTGGATGGGGTAATCGTGCAGGATCTCGGCGCGGTGCGCCGCATTCGTGAGCTCTTCCCGGATCTCCCGGTGCATGCCAGCACGCAGATGTGCGTGAGCGGGCCGGAGAGCGCGCGGCTCGTAAAGCGGCTCGGCATGACGAGAGCTGTACTCGCCAGAGAGCTGAGCCTTTCGGAGATCCATCGGATACATGAGGAGGCGGGGATAGAGCTGGAGGTCTTTGTGCACGGTGCGATGTGCTACAGCTATTCCGGGGAATGCTTTATGTCCTCTCTTCTGGGCGGAAGATCCGGAAACCGCGGAAGATGCGCGGGAACCTGCCGTCTCTGCTATGAGACCGGCGGGAAGAGGGGATATTTCCTCAGCATGAAGGATATGTCCACAGTGGAGCTGCTGCCGGAGCTGATTTCAGCAGGCGTGTATTCTATGAAGATCGAGGGGCGGATGAAGTCGCCGGTCTATACGGCGGGCGTGGTTTCTGTGTACCGGAAGTACCTGGATCTCGCGGAGAAAAGTCCGGAGACGTATCAGGTAGAGGAGAGGGATCTCCTGCTGCTCAGAGAGCTCTATGACCGCGGAGGGACGGATTCCTACCTGAGGAAGCATAACGACAGAGAGATGATCGCGATCAAAGAGAAGGGCTTCCGCGTCGTGGACGAGCAGCTGCTCGACGAGGTCTCGGAGCGTTATGTGAGACGGACGCGGCAGCTTCCGACAGCACTCTCCATCCGCCTCCGTGCCGGAGAACCGATGCAGCTTCGCGCTGCTGCGGGAGAGCAGGCTGTGACCGTAGTATCCTCCGCTCCGGTGGAGCGTGCGCAGCAGAGCGGAAGCGCTAGGGAGAGCATAGAGAAGCAGCTTCGGAAAACCGGCGCTACGGTCTTTTTCCCGGAGAGGCTGGAGATCGATATGGAGGAGGGGCTGTTCGTACCGGTTTCCGGGCTGAACGCACTCCGGAGAGCGGCATTGGAGCAGTTGAAGGAGGCATTGCTTGGGAATGCGAGACGACAGGGCAGAGAGGTCGAGACGGGAGAATAG
- a CDS encoding U32 family peptidase, with protein MRDDRAERSRRENRGGSAEKRGPQGRKEDTARSAGESQRAAELRGKARGGKEIRRGGKREAAGRGVVPKRETRENPKPRFAPLLPVSELRVSVEQEEQLRAALSVQEVCLIYLDEAGFSDTALSEGIRQIQRQGKRAGLRLRRIERASEDSCSVKAQLRRLLSPESMARPDAVLIRCMEEVMQLLSLREAEESAAFPELCFDYTVYGYNAAALSVLRELGAERVTLPIELNRRELMELRGGLSREQLASELLVYGHLPMMVSANCVRKTSRGCDRGNGTERLRDRMGKEMPVRMYCKYCYNQIFNAEPYGISDLPAEVLPLRPDSVRYDFSVESGEECRRILGGMLPTSLTRGHFHHGVE; from the coding sequence ATGCGAGACGACAGGGCAGAGAGGTCGAGACGGGAGAATAGAGGGGGCAGCGCAGAGAAGCGGGGCCCGCAGGGACGAAAGGAGGATACGGCACGCAGTGCGGGGGAATCTCAGAGAGCGGCGGAGCTACGCGGGAAGGCACGGGGAGGCAAGGAGATCCGGCGGGGCGGGAAGCGGGAGGCCGCCGGGAGAGGGGTCGTGCCAAAGAGGGAGACACGGGAAAACCCGAAGCCCCGCTTCGCCCCGCTGCTGCCTGTTTCGGAGCTTCGGGTCTCTGTAGAGCAGGAGGAACAGCTTCGGGCAGCGCTTTCCGTACAGGAGGTATGCCTGATCTATCTGGACGAGGCAGGCTTTTCGGATACGGCGCTTTCGGAGGGAATCCGGCAGATACAGCGGCAGGGGAAGAGAGCCGGGCTTCGGCTCCGGCGGATCGAGCGGGCATCGGAGGACAGCTGCTCCGTGAAGGCGCAGCTTCGGCGGCTGCTCTCTCCGGAGAGCATGGCGAGACCGGATGCGGTGCTCATTCGCTGCATGGAGGAGGTGATGCAGCTCCTCTCTCTTCGGGAAGCCGAGGAAAGCGCCGCCTTCCCGGAGCTCTGCTTCGATTATACGGTCTATGGCTACAATGCTGCGGCACTTTCGGTGCTCCGAGAGCTGGGGGCGGAGCGGGTAACGCTGCCGATTGAGCTGAACCGGCGGGAGCTCATGGAGCTCCGCGGCGGGCTTTCCCGGGAGCAGCTGGCATCAGAGCTCCTCGTCTATGGACATCTGCCGATGATGGTGAGCGCGAACTGCGTCAGGAAGACGAGCCGCGGCTGCGATCGTGGGAACGGAACAGAGCGGCTCCGCGACCGCATGGGTAAGGAAATGCCGGTGCGGATGTACTGCAAATACTGCTATAATCAGATCTTCAATGCGGAGCCCTACGGCATTTCGGATCTTCCGGCGGAGGTGCTGCCGCTCAGACCGGACAGCGTCCGTTATGATTTTTCAGTGGAAAGCGGAGAGGAATGTCGGCGGATTTTAGGCGGCATGCTTCCGACGAGCCTCACAAGAGGACATTTCCACCACGGGGTAGAATAA
- a CDS encoding FtsW/RodA/SpoVE family cell cycle protein, whose product MIHLFTTASRYLCILLTVLYTYCNFRYLSLSDEEAAEQLAAYQKPILLLFHFLLSLVLILHSMRPETLGFYFAQLLFLLLFPWLFRRLYRNVNPLLLNNMSLLLAVGLVMLERLSLDRAVKQYVIVLAAGLLSLPVPYLIDRIWDFARFRTVLAAFGIALLSSVLLIGVRSYGAKMSISLGGFSFQAVELVKLSFVFSLAGFLYRAEALRDFLVSSLVAALHILLLVLCKDLGSALLLFLCYLVMLYIATRRTAVLTAGLTAAGFSGVLSYFLFSHVRTRVFAWRNPWADINNRGYQITQSLFAIGTGGFFGLGLYQGLPNKIPIVEKDFIISAVSEELGAVVAICLTLICLGCFLQMMMIATYMEFGFYKLVAVGLAIQYVMQVFLTIGGAVKFIPSTGVTLPFVSYGGSSLFSSFLLFAVIQALYIVQGNEDEAELLTETGEAAEDTEYGEQADEERTEGAQEHGAYGAARHLERGRSRGREGAR is encoded by the coding sequence ATGATTCATTTATTCACGACGGCGAGCAGGTATCTCTGCATCCTTTTGACGGTACTCTATACCTACTGTAATTTTCGATATCTTTCCCTCTCGGACGAGGAGGCGGCAGAGCAGCTTGCGGCGTACCAGAAACCGATTCTCCTGCTTTTCCATTTCCTGCTCAGCCTCGTTCTCATTCTGCATAGCATGCGCCCGGAGACGCTGGGATTTTATTTCGCGCAGCTCCTTTTCCTGCTGCTTTTCCCATGGCTTTTCCGGCGGCTTTACCGTAATGTCAATCCTCTGCTTCTCAATAATATGAGCCTCCTGCTTGCGGTCGGACTGGTCATGCTGGAGCGGCTCAGCCTCGACCGGGCGGTGAAGCAGTATGTGATCGTGCTTGCGGCGGGACTTCTCTCGCTGCCGGTTCCGTACCTGATCGACCGGATCTGGGACTTTGCCCGCTTCCGCACTGTGCTCGCAGCATTCGGGATAGCGCTCCTGTCTTCGGTGCTTCTGATCGGCGTCAGGAGCTATGGCGCCAAAATGAGTATCAGTTTGGGCGGCTTCTCCTTTCAGGCAGTGGAGCTCGTGAAGCTGAGCTTCGTTTTTTCGCTCGCGGGCTTCCTCTATCGCGCAGAGGCGCTGCGGGATTTCCTCGTATCGAGTCTCGTCGCGGCGCTGCACATCCTGCTCCTCGTGCTCTGCAAGGATCTCGGCTCCGCGCTGCTGCTCTTCCTCTGCTATCTCGTGATGCTCTATATCGCGACGCGAAGGACGGCTGTACTTACAGCGGGACTCACGGCGGCAGGCTTTTCCGGCGTGCTTTCTTATTTTCTTTTTTCTCACGTCCGTACCCGGGTCTTCGCGTGGCGTAACCCTTGGGCGGATATCAATAACCGGGGCTATCAGATCACGCAGTCGCTCTTCGCCATAGGCACAGGGGGCTTCTTCGGGCTGGGGCTCTATCAGGGGCTTCCGAACAAGATTCCCATTGTAGAGAAGGACTTTATCATTTCCGCTGTCTCGGAGGAGCTGGGCGCGGTCGTGGCGATCTGCCTGACGCTGATCTGTCTGGGCTGCTTCCTGCAGATGATGATGATCGCGACCTATATGGAATTCGGCTTTTACAAGCTCGTAGCAGTCGGTCTCGCGATACAGTATGTGATGCAGGTTTTCCTGACGATCGGCGGCGCGGTCAAGTTCATTCCTTCCACCGGCGTGACGCTGCCCTTCGTGAGCTACGGCGGTTCCAGCCTTTTCTCCAGCTTCCTGCTCTTTGCCGTCATACAGGCGCTGTATATCGTGCAGGGCAATGAGGACGAGGCGGAGCTTCTTACGGAGACGGGGGAGGCTGCGGAGGATACGGAATACGGGGAGCAGGCAGACGAGGAGAGGACAGAGGGCGCGCAGGAGCATGGCGCTTATGGCGCAGCGCGGCATTTGGAGAGGGGACGATCCCGAGGAAGAGAGGGGGCGCGATGA